One segment of Chionomys nivalis chromosome 1, mChiNiv1.1, whole genome shotgun sequence DNA contains the following:
- the LOC130876428 gene encoding killer cell lectin-like receptor subfamily B member 1B allele C, whose amino-acid sequence MDESVVYADLNLARTQEPKQASPPAPTPDSCRCPHWHRLALKLGCVWLILLVLTVIGLGVLVGKGIQENKTKTTGEKCNVNVSESSTKATESPVQLTCPNDWLPHRGKCMQFSQESGVWKEGLSNCTRKGATLLLIHDQEELRFVKDLIKERGHSFWIGLNYSMSEKHWRWINGSTLSSDVLNITGDAKLNSCVAFSKDKVVSEGCSSDNRWICQKELKHL is encoded by the exons ATGGATGAATCAGTGGTCTACGCTGACTTAAACCTAGCCAGGACCCAAGAGCCTAAGCAGGCATCCCCTCCAGCTCCTACCCCAG ACAGCTGCCGGTGCCCACACTGGCATCGGTTGGCTCTGAAACTCGGCTGTGTTTGGCTGATCCTTCTTGTCCTGACTGTGATTGGACTTGGTGTCTTAG TAGGAAAAGGCATTCAAGAGAACAAGACGAAAACAACAGGCGAAAAATGCAATGTGAACGTTTCAGAGAGCAGCACGAAGGCAACAG agagtccagttcaGCTAACGTGCCCCAACGACTGGCTGCCACACCGAGGGAAATGCATGCAGTTTTCTCAAGAGTCCGGTGTTTGGAAGGAAGGTTTATCTAACTGCACTAGAAAAGGAGCCACTTTGCTGCTCATTCACGATCAAGAAGAACTG AGATTCGTAAAGGACTTGATAAAGGAAAGAGGACATTCATTTTGGATTGGACTAAATTACTCCATGTCAGAGAAGCACTGGAGATGGATAAACGGCTCCACTTTAAGTTCTGATGT ACTGAACATCACAGGTGATGCTAAACTGAACAGCTGTGTCGCCTTCTCAAAGGATAAAGTGGTTTCTGAGGGCTGTTCTTCAGACAACAGGTGGATCTGCCAGAAGGAACTAAAACATCTCTGA